The Lycium ferocissimum isolate CSIRO_LF1 chromosome 1, AGI_CSIRO_Lferr_CH_V1, whole genome shotgun sequence genome includes a region encoding these proteins:
- the LOC132058249 gene encoding LOW QUALITY PROTEIN: lysine-specific demethylase JMJ13-like (The sequence of the model RefSeq protein was modified relative to this genomic sequence to represent the inferred CDS: inserted 1 base in 1 codon): MSREAMLEFLKRKRLQRKKAESLNDLTCVSNTMSRSGGDALRSSASCGVRIHVNADMHSGSGTSLNARDVFSKHKVAKFDTSDLEWTDKIPECPVYYPSKEEFEDPLVYLQKISPEASKYGICKIVSPITASVPAGAVLMKEKVGFKFTTRVQPLRLAEWDTDDKVTFFMSGRNYTFRDFEKMANKVYARRYCSAGCLPPTYMEKEFWHEIACGKTESVEYACDVDGSAFSSSPIDELGKCKWNMKRFSCLPKSILRLLDKAIPGVTEPMLYIGMLFSMFAWHVEDHYLYSINYHHCGAAKTWYGIPGHAARDFEKVVREHVYNNDILTADGEDGAFDVLLQKTTLFPPNILSEHDVPVYKAVQKPGEFIVTFPRAYHAGFSHGFNCGEAVNFATGDWFPIGSIASRRYALLNRVPLLPNEELLCKEAMLLHTDLELEDPAYSSADLITHHSIKVSFVILMRFQHRARWCLMRLKAFSGISSFSHGTILCSICKRDCYVAYLNCNCYSHAVCLRHDPRSLNFPCGSSRTLCLREDILDIETAARKFELDDNVLHDVEHYKKSDDFTLLLDMFPQAQEEGYVPYCEINFEWTVKAEDWLEQTFHEQASNASASSIELTSGTDLPMEPKDCLPTSVNVQEYANSNTGNTVSSRCRSERSACSSNADYLKVHDKVAHISDVRTVVDQENDESDTEIFRVKRRSRAEYKSTHDSISVNVEHQGYKRLRKHQTEGRLGPLYSSDRSMAEDVTHSSNANSSHSKEDKSARGGPVPISVKFKKGADEEASSKQNEHKRDDKFGYELGKTVGEPPPIEIGPRRLKVXGPSIFKFGGRTE; the protein is encoded by the exons ATGTCGAGGGAGGCTATGTTGGAGTTTTTGAAGCGAAAAAGGCTTCAACGAAAGAAAGCAGAATCTCTGAATGATTTGACTTGTGTAAGCAATACCATGAGTAGAAGTGGAGGAGATGCTCTAAGGTCTTCAGCTTCATGTGGTGTAAGAATTCATGTTAATGCTGATATGCATTCAGGGTCTGGGACTTCTTTAAACGCAAGAGATGTTTTCTCAAAGCACAAGGTTGCGAAGTTTGATACATCTGATCTTGAATGGACTGATAAAATTCCAGAATGTCCAGTGTATTATCCAAGTAAAGAGGAGTTTGAGGATCCTTTAGTTTATCTCCAGAAGATATCTCCTGAAGCTTCTAAATATG GAATATGCAAGATTGTTTCCCCAATCACGGCTTCTGTTCCTGCTGGAGCAGTTTTGATGAAAGAGAAGGTTGGTTTTAAATTTACAACAAGGGTACAGCCACTACGTCTAGCTGAATGGGATACAGATGACAAGGTCACTTTTTTCATGAGCGGGAG AAACTACACATTTCGTGATTTCGAGAAAATGGCGAACAAGGTTTATGCTCGTAGGTATTGTAGTGCTGGATGCCTTCCACCTACATATATGGAAAAAGAATTTTGGCATGAAATTGCTTGTGGAAAGACTGAGAGTGTTGAATATGCATGCGATGTTGATGGTAGTGCATTTTCATCTTCTCccattgatgaacttggaaaaTGCAAATGGAATATGAAG AGATTTTCATGCCTACCTAAATCAATACTTCGACTACTCGATAAAGCAATCCCG GGAGTTACTGAACCGATGCTGTACATTGGAATGCTATTTAGTATGTTTGCCTGGCATGTCGAAGATCACTACTTGTACAG CATCAATTATCATCATTGCGGGGCAGCAAAAACCTGGTATGGTATTCCAGGTCATGCAGCACGGGACTTTGAAAAGGTTGTCCGCGAGCATGTCTATAACAATGATATCTTAACCGCTGATGGAGAGGATGGAGCTTTTGATGTGCTTTTGCAGAAGACAACACTGTTTCCTCCTAACATTTTGTCAGAACATGATGTTCCAGTCTATAAAGCTGTTCAAAAGCCTGGCGAATTTATAGTAACTTTTCCAAGAGCATATCATGCAGGATTCAGCCATG GTTTTAACTGTGGCGAGGCTGTAAACTTTGCAACTGGTGATTGGTTTCCAATCGGTTCAATTGCTAGCCGCCGTTATGCACTCCTGAACAGAGTGCCTCTTCTTCCCAATGAGGAACTTCTCTGCAAAGAAGCAATGCTTTTGCATacggatttggaacttgaagatCCAGCTTATTCCTCTGCAGACTTGATCACCCACCATAGCATCAAAGTTTCTTTTGTAATATTGATGCGGTTTCAGCATCGTGCTCGTTGGTGCCTCATGAGATTAAAAGCATTTTCTGGtatatcatcattttcacaCGGTACTATCCTTTGCAGCATATGCAAGCGTGACTGTTATGTAGCATATTTGAACTGCAACTGCTATTCACATGCTGTGTGCCTTCGCCATG ATCCTAGGTCACTTAATTTTCCTTGTGGCAGCAGTAGAACCCTTTGCTTAAGGGAAGATATTTTGGACATTGAAACTGCAGCTAGGAAGTTTGAGCTGGATGACAATGTTTTGCATGATGTTGAGCACTATAAAAAAAGTGATGACTTCACTCTCCTCTTGGACATGTTTCCGCAAGCTCAAGAGGAAGGCTATGTTCCATATTgtgaaataaattttgaatggaCAGTAAAAGCTGAGGATTGGTTAGAACAGACATTTCATGAGCAGGCTTCCAATGCTTCTGCCTCTAGTATTGAGCTTACATCCGGTACTGATTTGCCCATGGAGCCAAAAGACTGCCTCCCCACTAGTGTTAAT GTACAGGAATATGCTAACTCAAACACAGGGAATACTGTATCTTCTAGGTGTAGAAGTGAAAGATCAGCTTGTTCATCTAATGCTGACTATTTAAAAGTACATGACAAAGTAGCTCATATTTCAGATGTTAGAACAGTAGTTGACCAAGAAAATGACGAGTCTGACACGGAAATATTCAGAGTGAAGCGACGTTCTAGAGCAGAATATAAAAGTACACATGATTCAATATCAGTTAATGTTGAGCACCAG GGTTACAAACGATTAAGGAAACATCAAACTGAAGGACGGCTTGGGCCGTTATATTCATCAGACCGTTCCATGGCTGAAGATGTAACGCATAGTTCCAATGCTAATTCAAGCCATTCTAAGGAAGACAAGTCGGCCAGAGGTGGTCCGGTTCCCATCTCTGTTAAGTTTAAGAAAGGGGCTGATGAAGAAGCATCGAGCAAGCAAAACGAGCATAAAAGAGATGACAAGTTCGGGTATGAGTTGGGTAAAACTGTTGGGGAACCACCTCCAATAGAGATAGGGCCAAGGAGACTGAAAG AAGGTCCTTCAATTTTTAAGTTTGGAGGAAGAACTGAATAG
- the LOC132058294 gene encoding uncharacterized protein LOC132058294: MPTIAHMGHSVSIEAKVSLPNKLKSCYVLLCPNCKQEVRSLIKESFCMTCKQQNILIPRCRFDVNLQDASGSIIGIIMDKEAEKLLFLTIDEIYDLASNEDELLPMQNIQSKLNQNFYIIQVKKSFSRSSQATSGKLYILFCTEKGKMVHSLSESPKTDIEEGNKRKKKHLVSFDEETKVPTERRHSLKVKTKTGANNSSKKEIKDNLFLQSLLRFAEQSCFVGKSILF, translated from the exons ATGCCTACAATTGCACACATG GGGCATTCCGTCTCCATTGAGGCAAAAGTATCACTTCCAAATAAACTCAAAAGTTGTTATGTTTTACTATGTCCCAACTGCAAACAAGAAGTGAGAAGTTTAATAAAAGAAAGTTTTTGTATGACTTGTAAGCAACAAAATATATTAATTCCCAG GTGCAGATTTGATGTAAATCTCCAAGATGCCTCCGGATCAATAATTGGGATAATTATGGACAAAGAAGCAGAAAAATTATTATTCCTTACCATAGATGAGATTTACGACCTTGCTTCAAATGAG GATGAGTTGCTACCAATGCAGAATATTCAAAGCAAGCTAAATCAGaacttttacataattcaagTGAAAAAATCATTCTCCCGCAGTTCTCAAGCAACATCTGGAAAATTGTACATTTTGTTTTGCactgaaaaaggaaaaatggtgCATTCTCTCTCTGAATCACCAAAAACTGACATTGAAGAAGgcaacaaaaggaaaaagaaacattTAGTTTCCTTTGATGAAGAAACAAAAGTACCAACCGAGCGACGTCACTCGCTCAAGGTTAAAACAAAAACTGGAGCCAACAACTCcagtaaaaaagaaataaag GATAACCTTTTTTTGCAATCACTTTTGCGTTTTGCGGAACAAAG TTGTTTTGTAGGCAaatcaattctcttttga